Proteins from a genomic interval of Alteromonas macleodii ATCC 27126:
- the greB gene encoding transcription elongation factor GreB: MKTPLITRKGYLKLKQELDFLWREERPEITRKVTWAASLGDRSENADYQYNKKKLREIDRRVRYLRKCLENLKVVDYDSQQEGKVFFGAWVEIENEAGKVMELRLVGYDEIFGRKDYISIDSPMARALLGKEEDDEFVVKTETGTKEWWINRIWYDATDKL, from the coding sequence GTGAAAACACCGCTTATCACTCGAAAGGGCTACTTAAAGCTTAAACAAGAACTGGATTTCTTGTGGCGTGAAGAACGACCTGAAATTACTCGCAAGGTAACCTGGGCAGCGAGCCTTGGTGACAGAAGCGAGAATGCCGACTACCAGTACAATAAGAAGAAGTTACGGGAAATTGATCGCCGCGTACGCTATCTTCGCAAGTGCTTGGAAAACCTAAAGGTTGTGGACTACGATTCACAGCAAGAGGGTAAGGTCTTCTTTGGTGCCTGGGTTGAAATTGAAAACGAAGCGGGCAAGGTGATGGAACTTAGGCTCGTGGGCTACGACGAAATTTTCGGCCGAAAGGATTACATTTCTATCGACTCTCCGATGGCGCGAGCACTGCTTGGCAAAGAAGAAGACGATGAGTTTGTTGTAAAAACCGAAACGGGCACGAAAGAGTGGTGGATAAACCGTATTTGGTACGACGCAACAGACAAACTGTGA
- a CDS encoding tryptophan halogenase family protein → MNKSVKKIVIAGGGTAGWTAAAAIAKQMGPTISITLVESDEIGTVGVGEATIPPMRVFHKLLGIDEKEFMQATSATFKLGIQFENWGQNGDAYIHTFGVTGRESFVAPFHHFWLYGKEQGVVKDFGNYCFELQAAKQDKFATSQNSNTQYAYHLDSSLYAQMLHDYCETRGVVRKEGKIEYVHQNKETGYIEYLQLASGEVIHGDFFIDCTGFKGLLIEETLKTGYEDWSQWLPCDRAIAVQTESVGAPRPITMAIAHDSGWQWKIPLQHRTGNGLVYCSQYLSDDDAKQRLLDNVIGKTITTPRVIKFKTGRRLQAWNKNCLALGLSSGFVEPLESTSIHLIIMGVIRFLKLFPNSGVSERIAKEYNRQTLDEIVKIRDFIILHYHATHRKDSPFWQYCHDMEVPETLKHRMQLFEEFGHAFQEDGELFRVDSWTQVMLGQGIIPKSYHSSVRGMPVHELQRFLQGIEMAVQKGLQNMPSHEAFLQHYCSSS, encoded by the coding sequence GTGAATAAAAGCGTGAAAAAGATCGTCATTGCTGGAGGCGGGACTGCGGGTTGGACAGCGGCGGCAGCAATTGCTAAGCAAATGGGTCCTACAATTAGCATCACGTTGGTCGAATCTGACGAAATTGGAACAGTTGGTGTTGGCGAAGCCACTATCCCTCCTATGCGCGTATTCCACAAATTGCTGGGTATTGACGAAAAGGAATTTATGCAGGCGACGTCGGCCACCTTTAAGCTTGGCATACAGTTTGAAAACTGGGGCCAAAATGGTGATGCTTATATTCACACATTTGGCGTTACTGGGCGAGAGAGTTTTGTCGCACCCTTCCATCACTTCTGGCTGTATGGCAAAGAACAAGGAGTGGTTAAAGATTTTGGAAACTATTGTTTTGAGCTTCAAGCTGCTAAGCAAGATAAATTCGCCACTTCTCAGAATTCAAATACTCAGTATGCTTATCACCTGGATTCCAGCCTATATGCCCAGATGCTCCACGATTACTGTGAAACAAGAGGTGTTGTTCGAAAAGAAGGAAAGATCGAATACGTTCACCAAAATAAGGAAACGGGCTATATAGAGTATCTTCAACTCGCTTCGGGCGAAGTAATACATGGTGACTTCTTTATCGATTGCACCGGATTCAAAGGTTTACTCATCGAGGAAACGTTGAAAACAGGCTACGAAGATTGGTCACAATGGCTGCCCTGTGACAGGGCTATAGCCGTGCAAACTGAATCTGTCGGCGCCCCACGCCCTATTACAATGGCCATAGCGCATGACAGTGGTTGGCAATGGAAGATTCCTCTGCAACACCGGACTGGTAATGGACTGGTTTATTGCAGTCAATATTTGTCAGATGATGATGCTAAACAACGTCTTCTCGATAACGTAATAGGTAAAACGATCACCACACCTAGAGTGATAAAGTTTAAAACTGGCCGACGCCTTCAGGCGTGGAATAAGAATTGTCTAGCGCTTGGGTTGTCGAGTGGTTTTGTAGAGCCTCTGGAGTCCACCAGTATTCATCTGATCATAATGGGCGTCATTCGCTTTTTAAAACTCTTTCCTAATAGTGGAGTCAGCGAACGTATTGCCAAGGAATATAATCGTCAAACACTTGATGAGATTGTTAAAATTAGGGACTTCATTATTCTCCATTATCACGCTACGCATCGTAAGGACAGCCCATTCTGGCAGTATTGCCATGACATGGAAGTGCCCGAAACATTGAAGCACCGTATGCAGTTGTTTGAAGAGTTTGGCCATGCCTTTCAGGAAGACGGAGAGCTTTTCAGAGTCGATTCATGGACGCAAGTTATGCTGGGGCAGGGAATAATACCTAAAAGTTATCACTCCAGTGTAAGAGGTATGCCCGTACACGAACTGCAAAGATTCTTACAAGGCATAGAGATGGCAGTACAGAAGGGGCTGCAAAATATGCCATCTCACGAAGCTTTTTTGCAGCATTATTGTTCTAGCTCCTAG
- a CDS encoding Tex family protein — protein MIINKIADELSVQPSQVTAAVKLLDEGSTVPFIARYRKEVTQGLDDTQLRTLEQRLTYLRELEERRDVILKSIEEQGKLTDELKSSITSADSKTTLEDLYLPYKPRRRTKGQIAIEAGLEPLADTLFSTPDTDAESAASEYVNADSGIADTKAALEGARYILMERFAEDATLLAKVRKYLTENAYVKSTVVSGKEQEAAKYKDYFEHSEKYKNVPSHRALAMFRGRNEGMLHIQLDADPQSEDNGPSHCEHIIASHYDIMHRGRGADDFLAQVVQWTWKIKIGLHMETELFSALRERAEEEAIEVFAKNLNDLLMAAPAGAKTTMGLDPGLRTGVKVAVVDSTGKVVATNTIFPHAPQNQWDKSIRTLTTLCKQYKVDLISIGNGTGSRETDKLVGEMLKNNSELTAQKIMVSEAGASVYSASELASKELPDLDVSIRGAVSIARRLQDPLAELVKIEPKAIGVGQYQHDVSQSQLGKSLDRVIEDCVNAVGVDLNTASPALLSYVSGLNKTLAHNIVNFRDTNGAFPDRKALLKVERLGPKAFEQAAGFLRIVNGTNPLDASAVHPEAYPVVDKIVDTTAVAVNDIIGNTELLKSLSPDTFTSDAFGLPTVKDILKELDKPGRDPRPEFKTAAFKEGVETINDLKPGMILEGVVSNVANFGAFVDVGVHQDGLVHISALTNKFISDPREVVKAGDIVKVKVLEVDVPRKRISFTMRLDDTPSQSNNAGGKPAAGKPQSKGAGRANAKANPRSNQGGGNRNSQPQNSAMGNAFADAFAKAKK, from the coding sequence ATGATTATCAATAAAATTGCAGATGAACTTAGCGTTCAACCTTCGCAAGTAACTGCCGCTGTTAAACTTCTTGATGAAGGGTCTACCGTACCTTTTATCGCGCGCTACCGAAAAGAAGTGACACAAGGCCTTGATGACACACAGCTGCGTACCTTGGAGCAGCGCTTAACCTACCTGCGAGAGCTTGAAGAGCGCCGCGATGTAATCCTTAAATCTATCGAGGAACAGGGCAAACTAACCGACGAGCTTAAAAGCAGTATCACCAGTGCTGACAGCAAAACTACCTTGGAAGATTTGTACTTACCGTACAAGCCTCGCCGACGCACTAAAGGCCAAATAGCGATTGAAGCAGGCCTTGAACCTCTCGCTGATACCTTATTCTCTACCCCAGATACCGATGCTGAAAGTGCAGCAAGCGAATACGTTAACGCAGATAGTGGCATTGCTGATACTAAAGCAGCATTAGAAGGCGCCCGCTATATCTTAATGGAGCGCTTCGCCGAAGACGCTACACTGCTGGCAAAAGTGCGCAAGTACTTAACTGAAAACGCTTATGTAAAAAGCACGGTTGTATCAGGTAAAGAGCAAGAAGCCGCCAAATATAAAGACTATTTCGAACACAGTGAAAAGTACAAGAACGTACCATCTCACCGCGCGCTGGCGATGTTTAGAGGCCGCAACGAAGGCATGCTACACATTCAGCTAGATGCCGACCCGCAGTCAGAAGACAACGGCCCATCGCATTGCGAACATATTATTGCCAGCCATTACGATATTATGCACCGCGGCCGTGGTGCAGATGACTTCTTAGCTCAAGTTGTACAGTGGACGTGGAAAATCAAAATTGGTTTACACATGGAAACTGAGCTATTCAGCGCCCTTCGTGAGCGCGCTGAAGAGGAAGCCATTGAGGTATTCGCTAAAAACTTAAACGACCTGTTGATGGCTGCACCTGCAGGTGCAAAAACCACTATGGGTTTAGATCCAGGTTTGAGAACCGGCGTTAAGGTAGCGGTCGTAGACAGCACAGGAAAAGTGGTCGCAACCAACACCATATTCCCACATGCACCACAAAACCAGTGGGATAAATCTATTCGTACGCTCACCACGTTGTGCAAGCAATACAAGGTAGATTTGATCAGCATTGGCAACGGTACAGGCTCACGCGAAACCGACAAACTCGTTGGCGAAATGCTCAAGAACAACAGCGAGCTTACTGCACAAAAAATTATGGTCAGTGAAGCGGGTGCATCGGTGTATTCAGCCTCTGAGCTTGCTTCAAAAGAATTGCCTGACCTTGACGTGTCAATCCGCGGCGCAGTGTCTATCGCTCGACGCTTGCAAGACCCGCTGGCAGAGCTGGTTAAAATTGAGCCTAAAGCTATTGGTGTAGGCCAATATCAGCATGACGTAAGCCAAAGCCAGTTGGGCAAGTCGCTAGACCGTGTTATTGAAGACTGTGTAAACGCTGTCGGGGTTGACTTGAACACTGCTTCGCCCGCGCTATTGAGCTACGTATCGGGCTTGAATAAAACTCTAGCGCATAACATTGTTAATTTCAGAGACACCAACGGTGCTTTCCCAGACCGTAAAGCGCTATTGAAAGTAGAACGTTTAGGGCCTAAAGCCTTTGAGCAAGCGGCGGGCTTCCTTCGCATTGTAAACGGCACCAACCCACTTGATGCCTCTGCGGTTCACCCAGAAGCATACCCAGTGGTAGATAAGATTGTTGATACTACCGCTGTTGCAGTTAACGACATCATCGGCAATACCGAGCTGCTAAAAAGCCTGTCGCCAGATACCTTTACCAGCGATGCATTCGGTTTACCAACTGTTAAGGACATTCTAAAAGAGCTGGATAAACCAGGCCGCGATCCCCGTCCAGAGTTTAAGACTGCTGCGTTTAAAGAAGGCGTTGAAACCATCAATGACCTTAAACCAGGCATGATTTTAGAGGGCGTAGTGAGCAACGTGGCGAATTTTGGCGCATTCGTTGATGTAGGTGTACATCAAGATGGACTAGTGCATATTTCAGCACTAACTAACAAGTTTATCTCAGACCCTCGCGAGGTGGTTAAAGCGGGCGATATCGTTAAAGTAAAAGTGCTTGAAGTAGACGTACCGCGCAAGCGTATCTCCTTCACCATGCGCTTAGACGATACACCGAGTCAAAGCAATAATGCAGGCGGCAAACCAGCAGCAGGAAAGCCACAAAGTAAAGGGGCTGGGCGTGCTAACGCAAAAGCAAACCCTCGTTCAAATCAGGGTGGCGGCAATCGCAATAGCCAACCTCAAAATAGCGCTATGGGCAACGCCTTTGCCGATGCCTTTGCTAAAGCGAAAAAGTAA
- the fkpA gene encoding FKBP-type peptidyl-prolyl cis-trans isomerase, producing the protein MQKSLVALSTIAALGLFACQPNTSDEAASTSADSAKTTSVSAEEMTDTQKQAYAMGASMGLFVSNRAEQQEQLGLTLDQDALQQGFKDGLNDTLKFTPEQIQQIAQQGEEVLRAKQQEMAEQAAEKNIEAGLAYLEENGKKEGVVTTESGLQYEVLEEGEGASPEATDMVKVHYRGTLLDGTEFDSSYKRGEPAEFPLNRVISGWTEGVQLMKEGAKYRFHIPSELAYGARSTGAITPNSTLIFDVELLEVVKPEAEAPTE; encoded by the coding sequence ATGCAGAAGTCGCTCGTTGCCTTATCTACTATCGCTGCGCTAGGCCTTTTCGCTTGCCAGCCAAATACATCTGATGAGGCCGCTTCTACAAGCGCTGATAGTGCAAAAACAACTTCTGTTTCAGCAGAAGAAATGACAGATACGCAAAAGCAAGCTTACGCCATGGGCGCAAGCATGGGTTTGTTCGTTAGCAACCGTGCCGAACAACAAGAGCAACTGGGTTTAACATTAGACCAAGATGCGCTACAACAAGGCTTTAAAGACGGTCTAAACGACACCCTTAAGTTTACGCCAGAGCAGATTCAGCAAATCGCTCAACAAGGCGAAGAAGTACTTCGCGCTAAGCAGCAAGAAATGGCGGAACAAGCCGCTGAAAAAAATATTGAAGCAGGCCTAGCTTACCTAGAAGAAAACGGTAAGAAAGAAGGTGTGGTAACTACCGAGTCTGGTCTTCAGTACGAAGTACTTGAAGAAGGCGAGGGTGCAAGCCCAGAAGCGACAGACATGGTTAAAGTTCACTACCGTGGCACCTTGCTAGATGGCACAGAGTTCGACTCATCTTACAAGCGTGGCGAGCCAGCAGAATTTCCACTTAATCGCGTTATTTCTGGTTGGACTGAAGGCGTTCAATTGATGAAAGAAGGCGCAAAGTATCGCTTCCATATCCCATCTGAACTTGCTTATGGTGCGCGTTCTACTGGCGCAATCACGCCAAACTCGACGCTTATCTTTGACGTTGAGTTGCTAGAAGTGGTTAAGCCTGAAGCAGAAGCGCCAACGGAATAA
- a CDS encoding DUF748 domain-containing protein, with protein MKHAKKRVCYVLIALLLTLIAIRLYLPYAAASYINTTLSQSKAYNGRVGDVDLMLWRGAYSLEHVLLYKANGQVDRPLFKADYVEFTLSWSQLFKGAAVGKVIVNSPEINFVDGNTEERSQSGKDENWLSIADQLFPLRIDKLTINQGKVAFHNPDTSPAIDIALHDIQLEVNNLVNSDNLSDSRVATAKAQGQTAQQGTISLNAKLNPATTAPTFDVDIQADNVGLVNFKNLLDTYAPFDLEAGTLTLAAEVASNEGKVKGYIKPILHNVEVFSWKGDIERDGDGFIEGSIEAISAFVTELFENQSEDQIATRIPVEGDLSSPDTQTWEAFTAILKNAFIEAFNGDVEKSIELDRLELDKLEAPEGSEN; from the coding sequence ATGAAACATGCTAAAAAACGTGTCTGCTATGTCCTTATAGCCTTGTTGCTTACGCTTATTGCCATAAGACTTTACTTGCCTTACGCCGCAGCGTCATACATCAACACGACGCTGAGTCAGTCAAAAGCGTATAACGGCCGCGTGGGCGATGTAGATTTAATGCTTTGGCGTGGCGCATACAGTTTAGAACACGTTTTGCTTTATAAGGCGAACGGGCAAGTAGATAGACCGCTATTTAAAGCTGACTATGTGGAGTTTACGCTTTCATGGTCACAGCTTTTCAAAGGTGCAGCGGTGGGAAAAGTAATTGTTAATTCCCCCGAGATTAATTTTGTAGACGGCAACACGGAGGAGAGAAGCCAGTCTGGTAAGGATGAAAACTGGTTATCTATCGCCGACCAACTCTTCCCGTTACGCATCGATAAGCTAACTATTAACCAAGGAAAAGTCGCTTTCCACAACCCCGATACTTCTCCGGCTATCGACATTGCGCTTCATGATATTCAGCTTGAAGTGAATAACTTGGTGAATAGCGATAACTTGTCAGACTCACGTGTAGCAACGGCCAAAGCGCAAGGACAAACGGCACAGCAGGGCACGATATCCTTAAACGCTAAACTCAACCCCGCAACAACAGCCCCCACATTTGACGTTGATATTCAAGCTGACAACGTTGGACTAGTGAACTTTAAGAACCTACTTGATACCTACGCACCGTTTGATCTGGAAGCCGGCACACTCACGCTTGCGGCTGAAGTGGCGTCTAATGAAGGGAAAGTAAAAGGCTATATCAAACCCATTTTGCATAATGTGGAGGTATTTTCTTGGAAGGGTGACATTGAACGTGACGGCGATGGTTTTATTGAAGGCAGTATCGAAGCCATTTCCGCGTTTGTCACCGAACTGTTTGAAAACCAAAGCGAAGACCAAATTGCCACACGCATTCCTGTTGAAGGCGATTTATCAAGCCCTGACACCCAAACATGGGAGGCATTTACCGCGATTTTAAAAAATGCATTTATCGAGGCTTTTAACGGCGATGTGGAGAAAAGTATAGAGTTGGATAGACTCGAGCTGGATAAGTTGGAAGCGCCGGAAGGCTCTGAAAATTAA
- a CDS encoding cupin-like domain-containing protein — translation MRPITRKARELRPSKSGNIPDDLNSYDEPIVLRGLVNHWELVKKSLHSDIAAAEYLKAFYNGRPTLTYFGEAGLAGQYGYNDNATQLNFKKEKAHIGGVLDLIITYLEDSAPPSVYIASNVIDSSFPGLRQKNDLDMSFAKLAPNSESPIPSIWIGNKSIAKCHYDASDNMACVVKGRRKFILFPPDQIENLYPGPLSPTPGGQAISMVNFCDPDYQKHPKFKQAEEKGITAELEPGDAIFIPSMWWHQVEGLDKFNILVNYWWSNAERFMGSAMNALYHSILSLRDKPAHEKAAWKHVFDYYIFNDELLPTQHLPPESHGLLSPLDELKSRQLRAMLVNKLNR, via the coding sequence ATGAGACCTATTACTCGAAAAGCGAGAGAACTTCGTCCCAGCAAATCGGGAAACATACCAGACGATTTGAATAGTTACGACGAACCTATAGTCCTCAGGGGGCTTGTTAATCACTGGGAACTTGTAAAAAAAAGCCTACACTCCGATATCGCCGCCGCGGAGTACCTGAAAGCTTTCTACAATGGTCGGCCTACCCTGACCTACTTTGGGGAAGCTGGGCTCGCTGGGCAGTACGGGTATAACGACAATGCAACCCAACTCAATTTCAAAAAAGAAAAAGCTCATATAGGCGGTGTCTTAGACCTAATTATAACTTATCTTGAGGATTCAGCGCCGCCAAGCGTGTATATCGCTTCAAACGTTATAGATTCTAGTTTCCCCGGCCTTCGCCAAAAAAATGATCTCGATATGTCGTTTGCGAAACTAGCACCTAATTCTGAATCTCCGATTCCGAGCATTTGGATAGGCAATAAGTCTATCGCCAAATGTCATTACGATGCATCAGATAACATGGCATGTGTAGTAAAAGGCCGGCGCAAGTTCATATTGTTTCCACCAGATCAAATCGAAAATCTGTATCCTGGACCCTTATCGCCTACGCCAGGAGGACAAGCAATCTCTATGGTAAATTTTTGCGACCCTGATTATCAAAAACACCCTAAGTTTAAACAGGCTGAAGAAAAAGGTATCACTGCCGAATTAGAGCCTGGTGACGCCATTTTTATCCCCAGCATGTGGTGGCATCAAGTGGAAGGATTGGATAAATTTAATATTTTAGTTAACTACTGGTGGAGCAATGCTGAGCGATTTATGGGCTCAGCAATGAACGCTTTATACCATTCTATCTTGAGCCTTCGAGACAAACCTGCTCACGAAAAAGCTGCTTGGAAACACGTGTTCGACTATTATATTTTTAACGATGAATTATTACCTACTCAGCACCTACCTCCTGAATCACACGGACTTCTTTCTCCATTAGATGAACTAAAATCCCGCCAACTGCGAGCTATGCTGGTAAACAAACTGAATAGATAA
- a CDS encoding WD40 repeat domain-containing protein, with product MGCSVPDTTPIQQWRHVEEGAYAADISTDGTLAVVSGVNNGVNVWRIGQSDPLYHWSHQGEGDNLVMSVHISADKSYVVTADREAFALWSLETGEPEGFWRIDESSIRDVVVTNNGNGILVARSNGKVMYFEPRTSRRLEFLGHQEKVNSIDISPNGKFALTGGNDYIAYLWSTDTGQIIHTFTHPTRVTKVALDDEGRFAFTADSQSKSQVWNVQTGQPVASLKYAARQKIFTDVEFSKDGQFLLTGSPARKVYLWDLKTGEQVQSIQVASRESVSPPTAVVYGVAFLPNDNILSISSSGLAEEWQRER from the coding sequence ATGGGATGCTCTGTCCCTGATACTACGCCAATACAGCAGTGGCGTCATGTAGAAGAAGGCGCCTATGCCGCAGATATTTCTACCGACGGCACGTTAGCGGTGGTTTCTGGCGTGAATAATGGGGTAAACGTATGGCGAATTGGACAAAGTGATCCCCTTTATCACTGGAGCCACCAAGGTGAAGGTGACAACCTGGTCATGTCAGTGCACATTAGCGCCGACAAAAGCTATGTTGTGACCGCTGACCGCGAGGCGTTTGCCTTATGGAGTCTGGAGACCGGCGAGCCTGAAGGTTTTTGGCGCATTGACGAGTCATCAATTAGAGATGTGGTGGTTACCAATAATGGTAACGGCATATTGGTGGCGCGCTCAAATGGCAAAGTTATGTACTTTGAACCTCGTACTTCGCGTCGACTAGAGTTTTTAGGGCATCAAGAAAAGGTTAACTCCATTGATATTTCCCCTAACGGTAAGTTCGCATTGACGGGGGGCAACGATTACATAGCGTATTTATGGAGCACTGACACTGGGCAAATAATTCATACATTCACCCACCCCACGCGAGTAACAAAAGTAGCGCTTGATGATGAAGGCCGCTTTGCTTTTACTGCGGACAGCCAGAGCAAGTCGCAAGTGTGGAATGTGCAAACCGGGCAGCCTGTGGCATCCCTCAAATATGCAGCGCGTCAGAAAATCTTCACAGACGTTGAGTTTTCCAAAGATGGTCAGTTTTTATTAACAGGCTCTCCCGCCAGAAAAGTATACCTGTGGGATTTGAAAACTGGCGAGCAAGTGCAATCCATTCAGGTTGCTTCACGAGAGTCAGTTTCACCACCAACCGCAGTTGTGTATGGCGTCGCCTTCCTCCCCAATGATAATATATTGTCCATAAGCAGTAGTGGCCTTGCCGAAGAATGGCAACGAGAGAGATAG
- a CDS encoding SlyX family protein, with translation MTDKSAEHLQQQIDSANSYIEELQTKVAFQEYTIEALNDALSSQQKQLDDLAFKVRHVVDRVKSIEPSNIAKQSEETPPPHY, from the coding sequence ATGACAGATAAAAGCGCTGAGCATTTACAACAGCAAATAGATAGCGCGAATAGCTATATCGAAGAGCTTCAAACTAAAGTTGCGTTTCAGGAGTACACCATTGAGGCGCTAAATGATGCGCTGTCTTCGCAACAAAAGCAGCTTGACGATTTAGCCTTTAAAGTACGCCATGTCGTTGACCGCGTTAAGTCTATCGAGCCGTCTAATATTGCTAAGCAGTCAGAAGAAACCCCGCCTCCGCATTACTAG